From the genome of Halomonas sp. I5-271120, one region includes:
- the ahcY gene encoding adenosylhomocysteinase, which yields MSAVPAGDHKVADSSLADWGRREIRIAETEMPALMKIREKYRGARPLAGARISGCIHMTIQTAVLIETLVVLGASVRWSSCNIFSTQDHAAAAVAAAGIPVFAWKGETEEEFWWCIEQTVEGPDGWVPNLVLDDGGDLTALLHEQRPELLEQIHGISEETTTGVHRLHEMLRDGRLKVPAINVNDAVTKSKNDNKYGCRHSLSDAIKRGLDHLLAGKQALVVGYGDVGKGSAASLRQEGMIVKIAEIDPICAMQACMDGFEVVSPYLEGHNGGAASIDAALLGKIDLVVTATGNIDACDPSMLKALKKGAVVCNIGHFDSEIDTAYMRRQWHWEEIKPQVHKVYRDSDPGDFDPESDDYLLLLAEGRLVNLGNATGHPSRIMDGSFANQVLAQIHLFAGRFADLPIDERAAALTLSVLPRHLDEEVARYMVEGFGGVITRMTQAQADYLGLDAEGPFKPDSYRY from the coding sequence ATGTCCGCTGTACCGGCCGGTGACCACAAGGTCGCCGATTCCTCCCTGGCCGACTGGGGCCGCCGCGAGATTCGCATCGCCGAGACCGAGATGCCGGCGCTGATGAAGATCCGCGAGAAGTACCGTGGTGCCCGGCCGCTGGCAGGTGCGCGAATCAGCGGCTGCATCCATATGACCATCCAGACCGCGGTGCTGATCGAGACCCTGGTCGTGCTGGGGGCCAGCGTGCGCTGGTCGTCCTGCAACATCTTCTCGACCCAGGATCATGCCGCCGCCGCGGTGGCCGCGGCGGGCATTCCGGTGTTCGCCTGGAAGGGCGAGACCGAAGAAGAGTTCTGGTGGTGCATCGAACAGACCGTCGAGGGCCCGGATGGCTGGGTGCCGAACCTGGTACTCGACGACGGCGGCGATCTGACCGCGCTGCTGCATGAGCAACGCCCCGAGCTCCTTGAGCAGATTCACGGCATCTCGGAGGAGACCACCACCGGGGTGCATCGCCTGCACGAAATGCTGCGCGATGGCCGGCTCAAGGTGCCGGCTATCAACGTCAACGACGCCGTCACCAAGTCGAAGAACGACAACAAGTACGGCTGTCGTCATTCCCTGTCGGATGCCATCAAGCGCGGCCTCGACCACCTGCTAGCCGGGAAGCAGGCGCTGGTGGTGGGCTATGGCGATGTCGGCAAGGGCTCGGCGGCCTCGCTGCGCCAGGAAGGCATGATCGTCAAGATCGCGGAGATCGACCCGATCTGCGCCATGCAGGCCTGCATGGACGGCTTCGAAGTGGTATCGCCCTACCTCGAGGGGCATAACGGTGGCGCGGCCAGCATCGATGCGGCCCTGCTCGGCAAGATCGACCTGGTGGTCACCGCCACCGGCAACATCGACGCCTGCGATCCGTCGATGCTGAAGGCCCTCAAGAAGGGGGCGGTGGTGTGCAACATCGGCCACTTCGATAGCGAGATCGATACCGCCTACATGCGCCGCCAGTGGCATTGGGAAGAGATCAAGCCGCAGGTCCACAAGGTCTATCGTGACAGCGATCCGGGCGACTTCGACCCCGAGAGCGACGATTACCTGCTGCTGCTCGCCGAGGGCCGCTTGGTCAACCTGGGCAACGCCACCGGCCATCCGTCGCGGATCATGGATGGCTCCTTCGCCAACCAGGTGCTGGCGCAGATCCATCTTTTCGCGGGCCGTTTCGCCGACCTGCCGATAGACGAGCGCGCCGCCGCCCTGACACTTTCCGTGCTGCCTCGCCACCTGGACGAAGAGGTCGCCCGCTACATGGTCGAAGGTTTTGGCGGGGTGATCACGCGCATGACCCAGGCGCAGGCAGACTATCTGGGGCTTGACGCAGAGGGCCCCTTCAAGCCGGATAGCTATCGCTACTAG
- a CDS encoding sodium:proton antiporter, which translates to MLNLAALFITLTALCMWFNQRVLRLPPTIGVMAIALAMSLMVIALDHVTVTTVFAQAAETWLERIDFNVLLMDGMLSLLLFAGALHVDLSKLHHYRVSIGLLATLGVLVSTVVIGSAAWWLFLQAGLAVPYPFCLVFGALISPTDPIAVLGIMRNAGAPVDMEIRIVGESLFNDGVAVVVFTALLGVATTSGGEGIDIGHLGLLFIEEAGGGILLGLALGGLVYRLMNSINQYQVEVMLSLALVVGGYALASSLHLSGPIAMVVAGLIIGNMARNGAMSESTRRYLDAFWELIDEILNAVLFVLIGLELVLMPLSVEVVGIALALVAVILVSRFLIIGVPLRLLSSRHDFRAGTTRVLTWGGLRGGISVALALSLPDGEIRNTLVVTTYVIVLFSILVQGLTIGRLVRHVLKVPR; encoded by the coding sequence ATGCTCAATCTTGCTGCACTCTTCATCACGCTCACTGCGCTGTGCATGTGGTTCAACCAGCGGGTGCTGCGCCTGCCCCCCACCATCGGGGTGATGGCGATCGCCCTGGCGATGTCGTTGATGGTCATCGCGCTCGATCATGTGACGGTGACCACGGTATTCGCCCAGGCCGCCGAGACCTGGCTTGAGCGCATCGACTTCAACGTGCTGCTGATGGACGGCATGCTCTCGCTGCTGCTGTTTGCCGGCGCCCTGCACGTCGATCTCTCGAAGCTTCACCACTACCGAGTCTCGATCGGTTTGCTGGCGACACTCGGGGTGCTGGTCTCCACCGTGGTGATCGGCAGTGCGGCCTGGTGGCTGTTCCTGCAGGCTGGCCTGGCGGTGCCTTATCCCTTCTGCCTGGTCTTCGGCGCGCTGATCTCGCCGACCGACCCCATCGCGGTGCTCGGCATCATGCGCAACGCCGGCGCCCCGGTCGACATGGAGATTCGCATCGTCGGCGAGTCGCTGTTCAATGACGGGGTAGCGGTGGTGGTGTTCACCGCGCTGCTGGGGGTAGCCACCACCTCCGGCGGCGAGGGCATCGACATCGGGCATCTGGGACTCCTGTTCATCGAGGAAGCCGGTGGTGGCATCCTGCTCGGCCTGGCCCTCGGTGGCCTGGTCTATCGGCTGATGAACAGCATCAATCAGTATCAGGTCGAGGTGATGCTGAGCCTGGCGCTGGTGGTCGGCGGCTACGCCTTGGCGTCGTCTCTGCATCTCTCGGGGCCGATCGCGATGGTGGTGGCCGGCCTGATCATCGGCAACATGGCACGCAACGGCGCCATGTCAGAGAGCACTCGCCGCTACCTGGATGCCTTCTGGGAGCTGATCGACGAGATCCTCAACGCCGTGCTGTTCGTGCTGATTGGCCTCGAGCTGGTGCTGATGCCGCTGAGCGTCGAGGTGGTCGGCATTGCGCTGGCGCTGGTGGCGGTGATTCTGGTGTCGCGTTTCCTGATCATCGGCGTGCCGCTCAGGCTGCTGTCGAGCCGCCATGACTTTCGTGCCGGCACTACCCGCGTGCTGACCTGGGGTGGGCTGCGTGGCGGTATCTCGGTGGCCCTGGCGCTGTCGCTGCCCGACGGCGAGATCCGCAACACCCTGGTGGTCACCACCTACGTGATCGTGCTGTTCTCGATCCTCGTTCAGGGCCTGACCATCGGCCGGCTGGTCAGGCATGTATTGAAGGTTCCGCGCTAG
- a CDS encoding AEC family transporter, whose product MAELDLGATLLAPLWMLLAFVGLGVICARQLSLDPRPIASLLIYVIAPVTVFRGLVLGGPTPAYLLLTLGVFVTASLMCLIVGRLARPFFAAEESSLLAFSAGTANTGYFGLPVAMVLLSPDGVTQYLFCLLGMNLFEFTLGFYIGARGRFSVRESLHKILRLPLIYAFLAALIVSGLALPLPAALMQGFEVFPPTYTLLGMMIIGMTLGRVSFSELDLRFIGASLAVRFGLWPLVSLGAVLTLQATIGIDEELALALLLIGVVPLAANLVVVAMELGSRAEKAALAVLISTLIAPLVMPRYLEGLLALVAMG is encoded by the coding sequence ATGGCGGAGCTCGACCTTGGCGCCACCCTGCTGGCTCCGCTGTGGATGCTGCTGGCCTTCGTTGGCCTCGGGGTGATCTGTGCCCGACAGCTGTCCCTCGACCCACGCCCGATTGCCAGCCTGCTGATCTACGTGATCGCCCCGGTCACGGTCTTTCGCGGCCTGGTGCTGGGCGGCCCCACCCCGGCTTATCTGCTGCTGACGCTGGGGGTTTTCGTCACCGCCAGCCTGATGTGTCTGATCGTCGGCCGACTCGCCCGCCCCTTCTTCGCCGCCGAGGAAAGCTCGCTGCTGGCCTTCTCCGCCGGCACCGCCAACACCGGCTACTTTGGGTTGCCGGTGGCCATGGTGCTGCTGTCACCGGATGGCGTGACCCAGTATCTGTTCTGTCTGCTCGGCATGAACCTCTTCGAATTCACGCTGGGCTTCTATATCGGCGCCCGCGGGCGCTTCTCGGTGCGCGAGAGCCTTCACAAGATCCTGCGCCTGCCGCTGATTTACGCCTTCCTCGCCGCGCTGATCGTCAGCGGCCTGGCGCTGCCGCTTCCGGCAGCGCTGATGCAGGGATTCGAGGTCTTCCCGCCCACCTACACCCTGCTCGGCATGATGATCATCGGCATGACCCTTGGACGCGTCAGCTTCAGCGAGCTGGACCTGCGCTTTATCGGCGCCTCGCTGGCGGTACGCTTCGGGCTCTGGCCGCTGGTCAGCCTCGGTGCCGTCCTGACCCTGCAGGCAACCATCGGCATCGACGAGGAACTGGCCCTGGCGCTGCTGCTGATCGGGGTGGTGCCGCTGGCCGCCAATCTGGTGGTGGTGGCCATGGAGCTCGGCAGCCGGGCCGAAAAGGCGGCGCTTGCCGTGCTGATCAGCACCCTGATTGCCCCGCTGGTGATGCCGCGCTATCTGGAAGGCTTGCTGGCGCTGGTGGCGATGGGCTGA
- a CDS encoding AraC family transcriptional regulator: protein MTVTDPPVSPLIAVRSYPDRVLSDRHGYHQLLLGLEGGVELEVAGRGRRVEPGVLVPIPAGETHYYLAPRDNHTLVVDLPQAWCETLALGIGLAPDARRLPPALMASARQLEEGDSTALAAWLSSAMRVPAHTAGEPRLRLLRLLPEIEADLARRWRVRDWAARCHLAEAAFARQFHALTGRSPHAWLVERRLAKAKTLMAETSASITEIALACGFGDTAHFSRTFRERHGLSPRGWRQAQPIATSASKPSR from the coding sequence ATGACCGTCACCGATCCCCCTGTGTCTCCCCTTATCGCCGTGCGCTCCTATCCGGATCGCGTGCTCAGCGACCGCCATGGCTATCACCAACTGCTGCTCGGGCTCGAAGGCGGGGTCGAGCTGGAAGTGGCCGGCCGTGGCCGCCGCGTCGAGCCCGGGGTGCTGGTGCCGATTCCCGCAGGGGAGACCCATTATTACCTGGCGCCGCGGGACAACCACACCCTGGTGGTCGACCTGCCGCAGGCCTGGTGTGAAACGCTCGCCCTGGGCATTGGGCTCGCGCCCGATGCGCGTCGCCTGCCTCCGGCGCTGATGGCAAGCGCTAGACAACTCGAGGAAGGTGATTCGACGGCCCTGGCCGCCTGGCTGAGCAGTGCGATGAGGGTGCCGGCGCACACGGCCGGCGAGCCGCGACTGCGTTTGCTGCGCCTGCTGCCCGAGATCGAGGCCGATCTGGCCCGGCGCTGGCGGGTCCGGGACTGGGCGGCCCGCTGTCACCTGGCCGAGGCGGCCTTTGCCCGCCAGTTTCATGCCCTGACTGGCCGCTCACCTCATGCCTGGCTGGTCGAGCGCCGCCTCGCCAAGGCCAAGACGCTGATGGCCGAGACCTCCGCCAGTATTACCGAGATCGCCCTGGCCTGCGGCTTTGGCGATACCGCCCACTTCTCACGCACCTTCCGCGAGCGACATGGCCTATCGCCGCGGGGCTGGCGGCAGGCTCAGCCCATCGCCACCAGCGCCAGCAAGCCTTCCAGATAG
- a CDS encoding TRAP transporter fused permease subunit, translating to MSKSSPKGPASEANTSSDTTPEALAQGVDEDVIESNRRLFTGWQWWLFGIAAVLYSTFHLVSLNIYPLETWSFRIVHICGALVLGYGLYAGARFADDTTPASNRGLRFLGYALLLPAVYALVQVVLMQQTMAGGAMRIDPAVEAWHFGLPLIAATSAAILLSWATRHARSGISAPDLVLMICAIASAGYLLVMYNSPLRMSTGTPFAPMGISFAAIAGSLLILELTRRVAGLALVIIAAIFLTYVFAGPYLPGFLGYPGLSVGRFFSQVYTDAGILGPTTAVSSTYIILFIIFAAFLQASKVGDYFVNFAFAAAGRARGGPAKVAIFASGLMGMINGTSAGNVVSTGSLTIPLMKKVGYPARSAGAIEAAASTGGQIMPPIMGAGAFIMAEITGIPYTEIAIAAIIPSILYFASVYFMVDFEAAQKGMRGMRKDEIPLFSKLIKQVYLFAPIIILIAALFMGYSVIRAGTLATASAAVVSWISPNKMGIRAILKAMELASTMAIQIIAVCACAGIIVGVISLTGVGARFSSLLLGLAGVSQLLALFFAMCISILLGMGMPTTAAYAVAASVVAPGLIDIGIQPLIAHFFVFYFAVVSAITPPVALASYAASGISGANAMQTSVTSFKIGLAAYIVPFMFFYSPGILMEGSWMQILRVGVTATLGIVLLAASVQAWFFGHINGLIRLVLLAGAVCMIYGGLITDLAGIAIGAAVFLMQRSKGAGGNGATASS from the coding sequence ATGAGCAAGTCATCACCTAAGGGCCCGGCATCCGAGGCGAACACGTCCTCGGATACCACCCCCGAGGCCCTCGCCCAAGGCGTCGACGAGGATGTCATCGAGTCCAACCGTCGCCTGTTCACCGGCTGGCAATGGTGGCTGTTCGGTATTGCAGCCGTTCTCTACTCCACCTTCCATCTGGTCTCGCTGAACATCTATCCGCTCGAGACCTGGTCGTTCCGCATCGTGCACATCTGCGGTGCCCTGGTGCTTGGCTACGGTCTCTACGCCGGCGCCCGTTTCGCCGACGACACCACCCCGGCCAGCAACCGTGGCCTCAGGTTCCTCGGCTACGCCCTGCTGCTGCCGGCCGTCTATGCGCTGGTCCAGGTCGTGCTGATGCAGCAGACCATGGCCGGCGGCGCCATGCGCATCGACCCTGCGGTCGAAGCCTGGCACTTCGGCCTGCCGCTGATTGCGGCCACCAGTGCCGCCATCCTGCTGTCCTGGGCCACTCGCCACGCCCGCAGCGGAATCAGCGCTCCGGACCTGGTGCTGATGATCTGCGCCATCGCCAGCGCCGGCTATTTACTGGTCATGTACAACTCGCCGCTGCGCATGTCGACCGGCACCCCTTTCGCCCCGATGGGCATTTCCTTTGCAGCCATCGCCGGCTCGCTGCTGATTCTCGAGCTGACCCGCCGCGTCGCCGGCCTAGCGCTTGTCATCATTGCGGCGATCTTCCTCACCTATGTGTTCGCCGGCCCCTACCTGCCGGGTTTTCTCGGCTATCCTGGGCTCTCCGTGGGCCGCTTCTTCAGCCAGGTCTATACCGACGCCGGTATCCTTGGTCCGACCACGGCGGTGTCCTCGACCTATATCATCCTATTCATCATCTTCGCCGCCTTCCTGCAGGCCTCTAAGGTCGGTGATTACTTCGTCAACTTCGCCTTCGCCGCCGCCGGGCGCGCCCGGGGTGGCCCCGCCAAGGTGGCGATCTTCGCCTCCGGCCTGATGGGCATGATCAACGGCACCAGTGCCGGCAACGTGGTCTCCACCGGCTCGCTGACCATCCCGCTGATGAAGAAGGTCGGCTACCCGGCACGCAGTGCTGGCGCCATCGAGGCCGCGGCCTCGACCGGCGGCCAGATCATGCCGCCGATCATGGGCGCCGGCGCCTTCATCATGGCCGAGATTACCGGGATTCCGTATACCGAGATCGCCATTGCCGCGATCATCCCCTCGATCCTGTACTTCGCCTCGGTCTACTTCATGGTCGACTTCGAGGCCGCCCAGAAGGGCATGCGCGGCATGCGCAAGGACGAGATCCCGCTGTTCTCCAAGCTGATCAAGCAGGTCTACCTGTTCGCGCCGATCATCATCCTGATCGCCGCACTGTTCATGGGCTATTCGGTGATCCGTGCCGGCACTCTGGCCACCGCTTCGGCCGCCGTGGTGAGCTGGATTTCGCCGAACAAGATGGGCATCCGCGCCATCCTCAAGGCGATGGAGCTGGCCAGCACCATGGCCATCCAGATCATCGCCGTCTGCGCCTGTGCCGGCATCATCGTCGGCGTAATCTCGCTGACCGGCGTTGGTGCGCGCTTCTCCTCGCTGTTGCTCGGCCTGGCCGGCGTCAGCCAGCTGCTGGCGCTGTTCTTCGCCATGTGTATCTCGATCCTGCTGGGCATGGGCATGCCGACCACGGCGGCCTATGCGGTCGCGGCGTCGGTGGTGGCCCCGGGCCTGATCGACATCGGCATCCAGCCGCTGATCGCGCACTTCTTCGTGTTCTACTTCGCGGTCGTGTCGGCGATCACTCCGCCGGTGGCCCTGGCCTCCTACGCGGCGTCGGGCATTTCCGGCGCCAATGCCATGCAGACCTCAGTGACCTCGTTCAAGATCGGTCTGGCCGCCTACATCGTGCCCTTCATGTTCTTCTACAGCCCGGGCATCCTGATGGAAGGCTCATGGATGCAGATCCTGCGGGTCGGCGTCACCGCCACCCTCGGCATCGTGCTGCTGGCGGCCTCGGTACAGGCCTGGTTCTTCGGCCACATCAACGGCCTGATTCGTCTGGTGCTGCTGGCCGGCGCCGTATGCATGATCTATGGCGGCCTGATCACCGACCTGGCCGGCATCGCCATCGGCGCCGCCGTCTTCCTGATGCAACGCAGCAAGGGAGCCGGCGGCAACGGCGCCACGGCGAGCTCCTGA
- the metF gene encoding methylenetetrahydrofolate reductase [NAD(P)H] — protein sequence MSAHEHPLGISFEFFPPNTEAGKEKLLGVRDALAARNPRFFSVTYGAGGSTQARTTQTVKSVRESGINTAPHLSCIGSDKGELRELLAQYREDDINSLVALRGDLPSGMGGIGELRYANELVEFIREETGNHFEIAVAAYPESHPQAPSFERDLENFARKVKAGANLAITQYFFNPDAYFHFVERAQKLGVETPIIPGIMPITNYTKLARFSDACGADIPRWIRKQLEAYGDDSESIKAFGEEVVTRLCERLLDGGAPGLHFYTLNQAQASLNVLDNLRA from the coding sequence ATGAGTGCACACGAGCATCCGCTAGGCATCAGTTTCGAGTTCTTTCCGCCCAATACCGAGGCGGGCAAGGAAAAGCTGCTCGGCGTGCGCGATGCCCTGGCCGCTCGCAACCCGCGCTTCTTCTCGGTGACCTACGGCGCCGGCGGTTCGACTCAGGCCCGCACCACCCAGACCGTCAAGTCGGTGCGCGAGTCCGGCATCAACACCGCGCCGCACCTGTCCTGCATCGGCAGCGACAAGGGCGAACTGCGGGAGCTCTTGGCTCAGTACCGCGAGGATGACATCAATAGCCTGGTGGCGCTGCGCGGCGATTTGCCCTCGGGAATGGGCGGCATCGGCGAGTTGCGCTATGCCAACGAGTTGGTCGAGTTCATCCGTGAGGAAACCGGCAATCACTTCGAGATCGCCGTGGCCGCCTACCCGGAGAGCCATCCTCAGGCACCGAGCTTCGAACGCGATCTCGAGAACTTCGCGCGCAAGGTCAAGGCCGGCGCCAACCTCGCCATCACCCAGTACTTCTTCAACCCGGATGCCTACTTTCACTTCGTCGAGCGGGCACAGAAGCTGGGCGTCGAAACACCGATCATCCCCGGCATCATGCCGATCACCAACTACACCAAGCTGGCGCGCTTTTCGGACGCCTGTGGGGCGGACATACCGCGCTGGATTCGCAAGCAGCTCGAGGCCTACGGCGACGACAGTGAGAGCATCAAGGCCTTCGGCGAGGAAGTGGTTACCCGCCTCTGTGAGCGGCTGCTCGACGGCGGCGCGCCGGGCCTGCACTTCTATACCCTCAACCAGGCCCAGGCCTCACTAAACGTGTTGGATAACCTGAGGGCCTGA
- a CDS encoding glutathione S-transferase family protein has translation MTTPVHIVGPQFSNFVRSVQLCCEEKGIPYSLGAEIEGRPMALHSSEHYALHPFGKVPILLHGDRRLIETPSICRYLDAAFEGPALQPEATWQRAQVDQWTGMLALYVDQALVRRYLLEFVFPKGEGGAVREDAVAAVQPEVVRLLGLLEQQLAQGDYLVGDDFTIADAIAAPMLDYLAGMPSAKDFLAETPRLMAYIERLRARPAAARVLVAPDLGRTA, from the coding sequence ATGACCACACCCGTGCATATCGTCGGCCCCCAATTCAGTAATTTCGTGCGCAGCGTTCAGCTGTGCTGCGAGGAGAAGGGCATTCCCTACAGCCTGGGTGCCGAGATCGAGGGCCGCCCGATGGCACTGCACTCATCCGAGCACTATGCCCTGCATCCTTTCGGCAAGGTGCCCATCCTGCTGCACGGTGACCGGCGCCTGATCGAGACGCCGAGCATCTGCCGTTATCTGGATGCGGCCTTCGAGGGGCCCGCCCTGCAGCCGGAGGCGACCTGGCAGCGGGCGCAAGTCGACCAGTGGACCGGGATGCTCGCCCTCTACGTGGATCAGGCCCTGGTACGTCGCTACCTGCTGGAATTCGTGTTTCCCAAGGGTGAGGGCGGGGCCGTCCGCGAGGATGCGGTGGCGGCGGTTCAACCGGAGGTGGTGCGTCTGCTTGGCTTGCTGGAGCAGCAGCTGGCCCAGGGCGACTACCTGGTCGGTGATGACTTTACGATCGCCGATGCCATTGCCGCGCCGATGCTCGACTATCTGGCCGGCATGCCTTCCGCTAAGGATTTCCTGGCCGAGACGCCTCGCCTGATGGCGTATATCGAGCGGCTACGGGCCAGGCCTGCTGCGGCCAGGGTGCTGGTGGCGCCGGACCTAGGGCGCACTGCCTAG
- a CDS encoding UDP-2,3-diacylglucosamine diphosphatase has product MTTPPIALTDSRTLFISDLHMGTPDCQAALLDSLLRRVRPRRLYLVGDIIDLIAMRKRAVLPTAQQRLVARVLRLARGGCEVIYIPGNHDAALRQLCGLKLYNVRIERRMIHVTADNRRLLVSHGDEFDTHVRMAPWLMALGDGMHQFVLSLNRWCNHGRRLLGMPYWSLAAALKNQVGAARRYVEQFEQAALHQAAREGLDGYIGGHIHKAGFATGPGVLYCNDGDWVEHCTALMEDGEGRLSLIDWQGRVIDLEPAVEPRPMAEASLAGA; this is encoded by the coding sequence ATGACTACCCCGCCGATTGCCTTGACCGACTCCCGTACCCTGTTCATTTCTGACCTGCACATGGGCACGCCGGACTGTCAGGCCGCACTTCTCGATAGCCTGCTGCGCCGGGTGCGCCCCAGAAGGCTCTATCTGGTTGGTGACATCATTGACCTGATCGCCATGCGCAAACGCGCGGTGCTGCCCACCGCCCAACAGCGTCTGGTGGCGCGCGTGCTTCGCCTGGCCCGCGGTGGATGCGAGGTCATCTACATCCCCGGCAACCACGATGCCGCCCTGCGCCAGCTGTGTGGTCTCAAGCTCTACAACGTGCGCATCGAGCGGCGCATGATCCACGTCACGGCCGACAACCGGCGTCTGCTGGTCAGCCACGGTGACGAATTCGATACCCATGTGCGCATGGCGCCCTGGCTGATGGCGCTCGGCGATGGCATGCACCAGTTCGTGCTGTCGCTGAACCGCTGGTGCAATCACGGGCGCCGTCTGCTGGGGATGCCCTACTGGTCGCTGGCCGCTGCCTTGAAAAACCAGGTGGGTGCGGCGCGCCGCTACGTCGAGCAGTTCGAACAGGCGGCCCTGCATCAGGCCGCTCGAGAAGGCCTCGATGGCTATATCGGTGGTCATATCCACAAGGCCGGCTTCGCCACCGGTCCGGGCGTGCTGTACTGCAACGACGGAGATTGGGTCGAGCACTGCACGGCGCTGATGGAAGATGGCGAGGGCCGGCTCAGCCTGATCGACTGGCAAGGGCGGGTGATCGACCTGGAGCCGGCCGTTGAGCCGCGACCCATGGCAGAGGCGTCGTTGGCCGGGGCCTGA
- a CDS encoding DMT family transporter, whose protein sequence is MPDATTPDTRATAIGATTVLNWALLAALTQLAGPVPPFLLTALAFAVAFVCFAVWLTLRGESLTVSMRLPPAVWALGVGGLFGYHALYFVAQQNAPAANAGLISYLWPLLIVLFVALLPGERLKAVHVIGALMGFAGAALLIGGDVSGEGSVLGYGAAIACAFLWSGYSVLSRAVRQVPTAAVGGFCLVTAVLAALGHLLFEPSRWPEGLGWLGVLGLGLGPVGSAFFTWDRGVKHGDLRLLGLLSYFTPLLSTLVLIACGYAEPSGSLTLAAGLITLGMLIGSGWLRWPWRRGASRTRDAS, encoded by the coding sequence ATGCCCGATGCCACGACCCCCGACACACGCGCCACCGCCATCGGTGCCACTACCGTGCTCAACTGGGCGCTGCTGGCGGCCCTGACCCAACTGGCCGGCCCGGTGCCGCCGTTTCTGCTCACGGCGCTGGCCTTTGCGGTGGCCTTCGTCTGCTTCGCCGTCTGGCTTACCCTGCGCGGCGAATCGCTTACCGTGTCAATGCGGCTGCCGCCGGCCGTCTGGGCACTGGGGGTTGGCGGTCTTTTCGGCTACCACGCCCTCTATTTCGTGGCCCAGCAGAACGCCCCGGCGGCCAATGCCGGCCTGATCAGCTATCTGTGGCCGCTGTTGATCGTGCTGTTCGTGGCGCTGTTACCGGGGGAACGCCTGAAGGCTGTGCATGTGATCGGCGCCCTGATGGGTTTTGCCGGTGCGGCCCTGCTGATCGGCGGCGATGTCTCGGGTGAGGGCTCTGTCCTTGGCTACGGGGCGGCGATCGCCTGTGCCTTCCTGTGGAGCGGCTATTCGGTGCTGTCCCGGGCCGTGCGCCAGGTGCCGACCGCGGCCGTGGGCGGTTTCTGCCTGGTCACCGCGGTGCTCGCCGCGCTTGGCCACCTGCTGTTCGAACCGTCTCGCTGGCCAGAGGGGCTGGGGTGGCTTGGGGTGCTCGGGCTCGGCCTGGGCCCGGTGGGTAGCGCTTTCTTCACCTGGGATCGGGGCGTCAAGCACGGCGACCTGCGCCTGCTGGGGCTGTTGTCCTACTTCACGCCGCTGCTCTCGACCCTGGTGCTGATCGCCTGCGGCTATGCCGAACCGAGCGGCTCGCTGACCCTGGCCGCTGGGCTGATTACCCTTGGTATGCTGATCGGCAGCGGCTGGCTGCGCTGGCCGTGGCGGCGAGGGGCTTCACGAACCCGGGATGCGTCCTGA